A single genomic interval of Zobellia nedashkovskayae harbors:
- a CDS encoding SDR family oxidoreductase, which translates to MLLEKLNFSSEYTILVTGGAGFIGSNLCESLLKNGNKVICLDNFATGKRENIKPFLGNKNFTLIKGDIRELNDCETACKNADYVLHQAALGSVPRSINDPITSNDVNVSGFLNMLVAARNANVKRFVYAASSSTYGDSKALPKIEEHIGKPLSPYAITKYVNELYADVFSKTYGIETIGLRYFNVFGRRQDPNGAYAAVIPKFAMQLMNYESPIINGDGSFSRDFTYIDNVVEMNIKALLADDKDSLNTVYNVAFGERTSLNELVELLKQYLSAYDTKIGDIQIVYGPERQGDVPHSLASIDKARKKLGYNPQYNIKSGLKSAMDWYWNNLK; encoded by the coding sequence ATGTTACTCGAAAAACTTAATTTCTCATCAGAATATACAATTTTAGTAACCGGTGGGGCTGGATTCATTGGGTCTAATTTATGTGAATCTCTATTAAAAAATGGTAACAAGGTCATTTGTCTCGATAATTTCGCGACCGGTAAACGTGAAAATATAAAACCTTTTCTTGGTAATAAAAATTTCACCCTGATCAAAGGTGACATTCGCGAACTGAACGATTGTGAAACAGCTTGTAAAAATGCAGATTATGTATTACACCAAGCAGCATTAGGGTCTGTCCCAAGATCTATAAATGACCCTATTACCAGCAATGACGTTAATGTATCTGGTTTCTTAAATATGTTAGTTGCTGCGCGTAATGCAAATGTAAAACGTTTTGTATACGCTGCCAGCTCATCTACATACGGCGATTCAAAAGCACTTCCCAAAATTGAAGAACATATTGGGAAACCACTATCTCCTTATGCTATAACCAAATATGTAAACGAGCTGTATGCAGATGTGTTTTCAAAAACGTATGGAATTGAAACTATAGGCCTGCGTTACTTTAATGTATTCGGTAGAAGGCAAGACCCAAATGGTGCCTATGCGGCCGTAATCCCAAAATTCGCTATGCAACTCATGAATTATGAATCACCCATTATTAACGGTGACGGAAGTTTTTCTAGAGATTTTACATACATAGACAACGTCGTGGAAATGAATATAAAAGCACTTTTGGCAGACGATAAAGACTCCCTAAATACAGTTTACAATGTGGCCTTTGGTGAACGTACGAGTTTAAATGAATTAGTTGAACTATTAAAACAATACTTAAGCGCTTATGATACCAAAATTGGAGATATTCAAATAGTCTATGGCCCAGAACGACAAGGAGATGTACCCCATTCCTTGGCTTCTATTGACAAAGCCCGTAAAAAATTAGGCTATAATCCCCAATACAACATTAAGTCGGGTCTTAAATCGGCAATGGATTGGTATTGGAACAATTTAAAATAA
- a CDS encoding MBOAT family O-acyltransferase produces MLFNSIDFAVFLPIVFILYWFIFCKSIKAQNFLIVVASYFFYGWWDWKFLSLIAFSTLIDYSIGVGLSKENRPSKRKILLWISIIVNLGFLGFFKYYNFFLDNFISAFSFFGYSINGSSLNIILPVGISFYTFQTLSYTIDVYRKQLKPTKDFIAFSAFVCFFPQLVAGPIERATHLLPQFYKKRKFKYSLAVDGMRQILWGLFKKIVIADNCAEYANQIFNNSNEFSGSSLLLGAIFFTFQIYCDFSGYSDIAIGTSRLFGFDLMKNFAFPYFSRDIAEFWRSWHISLSTWFRDYLYIPLGGSRGGTWMKIRNTFIIFLVSGFWHGANWTFIIWGGLNALYFLPLLLSGKNRQNLGVTAEGKILPSIKEIFQIGSTFILTVLAWVFFRAENISHALNYLKGIFDMSFFSKPQIFPTTILSLLTIFIFIEWLQREKNHGLEIYGNGLLKNRYIRWIAYICIIIVIFSFGGSQQEFIYFQF; encoded by the coding sequence ATGTTATTCAATTCTATTGATTTTGCCGTTTTCCTACCAATAGTTTTTATACTTTACTGGTTTATCTTTTGCAAGAGTATTAAAGCTCAAAATTTTCTTATAGTAGTCGCTAGTTATTTTTTCTATGGCTGGTGGGATTGGAAATTCCTCAGTTTAATTGCTTTTAGCACGCTTATCGATTATTCAATTGGAGTAGGTCTTTCAAAAGAAAACCGACCGTCAAAACGCAAAATCCTACTATGGATTAGTATAATTGTAAACCTAGGCTTTTTAGGTTTCTTTAAATATTATAACTTTTTCTTAGACAACTTCATATCTGCTTTTTCTTTTTTCGGATACTCAATAAATGGAAGCTCTCTGAATATTATTTTACCTGTAGGTATCAGCTTCTACACTTTTCAAACACTAAGCTACACTATTGATGTCTATAGAAAACAACTAAAACCAACAAAGGATTTTATTGCCTTCTCCGCATTTGTTTGTTTTTTTCCACAATTAGTAGCTGGTCCAATTGAAAGGGCGACTCACTTATTACCACAGTTTTACAAAAAAAGAAAATTTAAATACTCCTTAGCTGTTGATGGCATGCGACAGATACTATGGGGGCTATTTAAGAAGATAGTTATTGCGGATAATTGTGCAGAATATGCTAACCAAATCTTTAACAACTCTAATGAATTTTCAGGAAGCAGTTTATTATTGGGAGCAATTTTCTTTACATTTCAAATTTATTGTGATTTTTCTGGATATTCAGACATTGCAATTGGAACGTCTCGCCTATTTGGATTTGATTTAATGAAAAATTTTGCCTTCCCTTACTTTTCGAGAGATATTGCTGAATTTTGGAGAAGTTGGCACATCTCTTTATCCACTTGGTTCAGAGATTATCTTTATATCCCATTGGGTGGTAGCCGAGGCGGAACTTGGATGAAAATCCGAAATACCTTTATTATCTTTTTAGTGAGTGGTTTTTGGCACGGAGCTAATTGGACTTTTATAATATGGGGCGGCTTGAATGCCCTATACTTTTTGCCTTTATTACTTTCTGGTAAAAACAGACAGAACCTAGGGGTTACTGCTGAAGGTAAAATATTGCCCAGCATTAAAGAAATTTTTCAAATAGGCTCAACATTCATTTTAACTGTTTTAGCCTGGGTTTTTTTTAGAGCAGAAAATATATCTCATGCACTAAATTATTTAAAAGGTATTTTCGATATGTCCTTTTTCTCTAAACCTCAAATATTTCCTACGACTATTCTAAGTCTGCTTACCATATTTATCTTCATAGAATGGCTCCAAAGAGAAAAGAATCATGGTCTTGAAATTTATGGAAATGGATTACTGAAAAACAGATATATTAGATGGATAGCATACATTTGCATAATTATTGTTATATTTTCTTTCGGAGGTTCTCAACAAGAATTCATATACTTTCAATTTTAA
- a CDS encoding NAD-dependent epimerase yields MKILVTGAAGFIGYHLCEKLLKKGYDVVGLDNVNDYYDVNLKYARLEQLGIKQSDAKIFHKKCYGSIYGDKFSFVRMNLEDREALPLLFEEEKIDRVCNLAAQAGVRYSIENPETYIDSNVVGYLNLLECCRHNKVEHLVYASSSSVYGLNEKIPFSTTDNVDHPISLYAATKKSNELMAHTYSHLFNIPTTGLRFFTVYGPWGRPDMALFLFTDAIANGKPIKVFNHGKMERDFTYVDDIVEGVVRTLTSSVENRDLYKIYNIGNNNAVKLTDFIEAIENSMGQKAEKELMPMQPGDVERTWADVDDLIRDYDYQPNTSVADGVQNFVEWYKGFYKN; encoded by the coding sequence ATGAAAATTCTTGTCACCGGTGCGGCCGGTTTTATAGGATATCATCTTTGTGAAAAGCTCCTTAAGAAAGGATATGATGTCGTAGGTCTAGATAACGTAAATGATTATTACGATGTAAACTTGAAGTATGCCCGATTGGAACAATTGGGTATAAAACAGAGTGATGCCAAAATTTTTCACAAAAAATGTTACGGTTCTATTTATGGAGATAAATTTTCTTTTGTTCGAATGAACTTGGAGGATAGAGAAGCCCTACCCCTACTTTTTGAAGAAGAGAAAATTGATAGAGTTTGTAATTTAGCTGCTCAAGCAGGAGTTCGCTATAGCATAGAAAATCCAGAAACTTATATTGATAGTAATGTTGTTGGCTACCTAAATCTGTTAGAGTGCTGTAGACATAATAAGGTGGAGCATCTGGTCTATGCAAGTAGTTCTAGTGTTTATGGTCTTAATGAAAAAATACCTTTTTCAACTACAGATAATGTAGACCATCCAATCAGCCTCTATGCAGCGACTAAAAAAAGTAATGAACTAATGGCGCATACGTATAGCCATTTGTTTAATATTCCGACAACCGGACTTCGCTTTTTCACGGTTTATGGACCTTGGGGACGACCGGATATGGCATTGTTTCTTTTTACTGATGCTATAGCAAACGGTAAACCTATAAAAGTATTTAACCATGGTAAAATGGAAAGAGATTTCACCTATGTTGATGATATCGTAGAAGGAGTTGTTCGTACACTTACTAGCTCAGTAGAAAACCGAGATTTGTATAAAATTTACAATATTGGTAATAACAATGCTGTTAAACTAACCGACTTTATAGAGGCTATTGAAAATAGCATGGGGCAAAAAGCTGAGAAAGAACTTATGCCTATGCAACCGGGTGACGTGGAGCGTACTTGGGCAGATGTTGATGATCTTATTAGAGATTATGACTATCAGCCTAATACTTCTGTTGCAGATGGTGTTCAAAATTTTGTTGAATGGTATAAGGGGTTTTATAAAAATTGA
- a CDS encoding nucleotide sugar dehydrogenase, which yields MKKVNKICCIGAGYVGGPTMSVIASQCPEITVTVVDINQARIDQWNDSNLDNLPVYEPGLKEIVEKTRGKNLFFTTEVDKAIDEAEIIFISVNTPTKTYGKGKGQAADLKFVELCARNIAKIAKTDKIVVEKSTLPVRTASAIKSILENTGNGVKFEILSNPEFLAEGTAVDDLLNADRVLIGGDETPSGQEAKDTLSSIYAHWLPKERILQTNVWSSELSKLVANAFLAQRVSSINAISALCERTDANIAEVSRAIGTDSRIGSKFLNASVGFGGSCFQKDILNLVYISRSFGLDEVADYWEQVIIMNDYQKRRFAENIISTLYNTVSGKKIVFFGWAFKKDTNDTRESAAINIADALLEEKAEIVVYDPKVSAERIYADLDYLETRSPEENRKLLTVVTDPMDAVKDAHAIAILTEWDEFKAYSWETIFEKMLKPAFVFDGRRLLSQQEMEAKGFQYYKIGQS from the coding sequence ATGAAGAAAGTAAATAAAATATGCTGTATAGGTGCAGGATATGTAGGTGGACCAACAATGTCAGTTATTGCTAGCCAGTGCCCAGAAATTACGGTAACTGTTGTAGATATCAACCAGGCTAGAATAGACCAATGGAACGATTCCAACCTAGACAATTTACCTGTTTACGAGCCAGGACTTAAAGAAATAGTAGAAAAAACAAGAGGTAAAAACCTCTTTTTTACTACCGAAGTGGATAAAGCTATAGATGAAGCTGAAATTATTTTCATATCAGTAAATACTCCTACAAAAACTTACGGAAAAGGAAAAGGACAAGCTGCAGATTTAAAATTTGTAGAGCTGTGCGCTCGTAATATTGCCAAAATAGCTAAAACGGATAAAATAGTAGTAGAGAAATCTACCTTACCTGTTAGAACTGCCAGTGCTATAAAAAGTATTCTTGAAAACACAGGTAACGGCGTGAAATTTGAAATTCTGTCCAATCCTGAGTTTTTAGCAGAGGGAACAGCGGTAGATGATCTTTTAAACGCAGACCGTGTACTTATTGGTGGTGATGAAACACCATCTGGTCAAGAAGCAAAAGATACCTTAAGTTCAATTTACGCACATTGGTTGCCAAAAGAACGTATACTTCAAACAAATGTTTGGTCTTCCGAACTTTCTAAATTGGTAGCTAATGCATTTTTAGCACAAAGAGTTTCTTCCATTAATGCTATTTCTGCCTTATGCGAACGTACTGACGCCAATATAGCCGAAGTATCTAGAGCCATTGGAACAGATAGTAGAATTGGATCAAAGTTCCTTAATGCTTCTGTCGGTTTTGGAGGTTCATGTTTTCAAAAAGATATCTTAAACCTAGTGTACATATCACGAAGTTTTGGTCTAGATGAAGTTGCCGACTATTGGGAACAAGTGATCATCATGAACGACTATCAAAAAAGACGTTTTGCAGAGAATATTATCTCTACTTTATATAACACGGTTTCAGGTAAAAAGATAGTTTTCTTTGGATGGGCCTTCAAAAAGGACACGAACGACACTAGAGAATCTGCGGCTATAAATATTGCTGATGCTTTACTTGAAGAAAAAGCAGAGATTGTAGTATATGATCCAAAAGTTTCCGCAGAAAGAATTTATGCAGATTTAGATTATTTAGAAACAAGGTCTCCGGAAGAAAACAGAAAACTTTTGACCGTAGTTACAGATCCAATGGATGCGGTGAAAGATGCGCATGCCATAGCTATTCTAACAGAATGGGATGAATTTAAAGCCTATTCTTGGGAAACGATTTTTGAAAAAATGCTTAAACCGGCATTTGTTTTTGACGGTCGTCGTCTGTTATCACAACAAGAAATGGAAGCAAAAGGTTTTCAATATTATAAAATAGGACAATCATGA